The following are encoded in a window of Manihot esculenta cultivar AM560-2 chromosome 8, M.esculenta_v8, whole genome shotgun sequence genomic DNA:
- the LOC110621790 gene encoding nascent polypeptide-associated complex subunit beta, giving the protein MNRERLMKMAGAVRTGGKGSMRRKKKAVHKTTTMDDKRLQSTLKRIGVNAIPAIEEVNIFKDDIVIQFVNPKVQASIAANTWVVSGSPQTKKLQDILPQVLSHLGPDNLDNLKKLAEQIQKQAPNAGATATAAQEADDDDEVPELVAGETFEAAAEEGNSAAT; this is encoded by the exons ATGAACAGGGAGAGACTTATGAAGATGGCAGGTGCCGTTCGCACTGGTGGAAAGGGCAGCATGAGAAG AAAGAAGAAGGCTGTACACAAGACTACAACCATGGATGATAAAAGGCTTCAGAGCACATTGAAGAGAATAGGAGTCAATGCCATTCCTGCAATTGAGGAAGTCAACATATTCAAGGATGACATAGTTATCCAGTTTGTAAATCCCAAAG tTCAAGCATCCATTGCTGCCAATACATGGGTTGTCAGCGGCTCTCCACAGACTAAGA AATTGCAAGATATTCTCCCTCAAGTTCTCAGCCATTTAG GTCCTGATAATTTGGACAACCTGAAGAAGTTGGCAGAGCAGATCCAGAAGCAGGCACCGAATGCTGGTGCTACGGCAACTGCAGCGCAAGAggctgatgatgatgatgaggttCCAGAGCTTGTGGCTGGGGAGACATTTGAAGCTGCTGCAGAGGAGGGTAATTCTGCTGCTACTTAG